One Micromonas commoda chromosome 5, complete sequence genomic window, GATTCACTCCGGGACGTGGGAGCACGACTTGGCGCAGGCGGATTTCGTgccggacgccgtcgggcgggacaggatcgacgccgagggtcTCGCGTTGAACGTGGTGTTGCACCCGGTGGATAACCACAGGCTCGCGCTTgcgctggaggagggcgacgagctgcTGCCGATGGTGAGGAAGGCGTAccacgagcagctcgcggcggcgagggcggggggcggcggggggggcgacgcgacgagggctcCACTGTCCGGGGCGAACgaggcgaagggcgcggacgccatcaGCCTCAAGTCATTCAAACCCGGCGTTCGACTCCCCAACTGACGAGGGCGAAAGCGGACCACTAGCCAGCCACGCGTGGACTGAATAAATCGACCAATCTCACCCTGCTGTCTTTGCCACCTGATGGAAGACAAGGCGGAATCCCGATGTTACCCCTCCTCACTGGCACCGGCACGCCGCGGGGCACGAGTCCTCGGATCGTCACCATGGCCGACGATGAGACGCGGAGATCCGActtcgacgacctcgacgacgctgCCGATGAGACCGCATCGGACGGTCTCCTCCCCGTTGGGTACCCGGTGAaggtcacgcgcgcgggcgagtgGCTCGACGATTGGGCCGAGATCCTCCGGGTCAACACCCGACCCACCTCCGACAATCCCACGCCCACCTACGACGTCCTCGTGAAGCCCATGATCAATGTCACGACCGTctccgacgagggcggcgagtccgttcgggacggcgacgggaacATCTTCCGTCTGCACAGCGTCTGGTACGTCATTCGAGACAAACCGTACGCGTCGGAGGTGGTCGAGCTGCgacccgacgtcgaccccgacgacgcgaaaaAGGTGGCGGAGTACCGAAAAAGGTACGCCCAGGAATCGTGGTACcgaggcgccgtcgcggacgagaagCGGCGGAGATCGAGCGTCACCGTGCGCGTgctgcgcgccggcgacgtcgacaaGTTAGCCTCGGCCAGGGCtaacgacgacggcgacgaggcgaagcCCGGGGGCGAatccctcggcgtcgtcgacgtctccACGCCGGTGGACGTGAACCTGTACTGGATGAAAGACGTGCTCAAGCACATGAAAAAGTTTACCCCCACGGTTCCCAAGTTGCCCGCGGGTTTCGGCAGAAGCGGCGCCACCTGGTTCTTCCACACCGCAAAGTCGCGAAAAGCGATGGCGAACAACTTCAACGACGTCCTGCTGCCGTCGATCAGGGAGGGACTCTGCGACGACAAGGACGCGcccctgcgcggcggcgccctgtACCTCGACGGCAAGAAACTCGCGGAGGATCCGGAGGAGTGCGGGTTCCCGGGGTACTGCCACGAGTACCAGAGGGTTTGCACCTGGGCGATTGACGAGGGGATTCCATTCGTCTttgtcgccgcgggcgagcggtacgacgaggaggcgtgGCGCGGGGTGCACCACGGGCGACGgaaacccgcgcgcggcgtgggaTGCGGGTGCGTCGTGAGTTGAGATTCGTCTAATATGAATAGTGCCAAGTGTGTGCGGCGCTACTCGTGTGCTACTCGTTGTGTGCTACTCGTTGTGTGCTAAAAGTTAAACTTGCGTCTGTCGTCGCCTGGCGTCTGCGTCGAGggcggagagggcgaggagctcgtcggtgacgagTGTCTTTCGCAGCGCGAGTctctcggcgagcgccttggtCGCGTCCggatcccgcgccgccttcgtcagcatcgccccgagcgcgcgtccctccgaGTCGtgcaccgacggcgccgcccccgcgtcggcgccgatgggcagcgcggcgagcgcgcttcGCCCGTCGTTCCTGGCGAAgtgcagcctccgcctcgcgacgcgcaggtcctcccgcgcgtcggagTGCTCCCGCGCCTGGgtctcgagctcgcgagcgAGGTTCGCGACCCTTTGCTTCatcccgcccgcgacgcaccgcgcCAGGTCCAGCCGAttggcgaggtgcgccgccttggcgcgctgctcgtcggTCGGCACGAATCGCGCTTCCTCCGATGCGACATCGTCCTCGGCCCCCCCGTCGCGAATCCcctccccgggcgcgggtttCGACCCGACACCGTCCCTCCACGACCGCAGGGTCTCCTCGACGAACCTCACgtccctcgacgccatcgcgcgcgcgcgtcgtctgcGCGGGGGGAGGGGCGCCCCCTTCCACCTCGCCGGTCTCGGTCGGTCGCGACACCCAACTgtccgtcctcgcggcgcgcgtgatCTGCGAGAAGATACGACGCTCGAGGCCCTGGTGGCCGCTCGACGGACGCAGTGTTGGGACGCAGCGATGGGACGCGACCCGAGGGCGggagcgtcgacgcgagtCGATTCCGTGACCacggaggcggagatggggacgctcgcggcgtcggcgaatcCATCCGAcgatccggcgacgccgcgcgagtcTCCGCGGGCCACGTCGTCGGGCCCAATCGCGATTGACGCGACGACCTCCAGGGCGGGCGGCAGCCAGACGTACTCGTGCAAGAagtgcgcgcgcgggagcagCTGCTTCCCCGTGCACGTCGCCACGCAGAAGCtggcgacctcgcgccgcAAGCGCAGCGGCCGGGGCGAATCCCCCGATCCCGAGGACGTCTGGCGCCAGTTCGagaacctcctcgccgacggccaTCGCCCGACGGTGAAGACGTACACGTCGCTCCTCTCCGCGCTGGGCGACGTGGGCGCtccggaggacgccgaggaggtgctcgcgcgcATGCgtgacgcgggcgaggtaccggacgcgcgggcgtacaacgccgccgtccacgcgtGGTGCGCCAACGGCAAGCCCGCCAACGCCGAACGCCTCGTGGAGAagatgctcggcgacggcgtggcgcccgacgccgccacctacccggacatcgtcgccgcgtacgcgacgctcggcgaCCTGCGACGGTGCGAGTCCATCGTGTCTCGCATAGAGAGCGTGTGCGTGGACGAGGGAGCGGCGCTGGCGTGGTACGAGAAGGTGTACCACGCGCTCATTCGAGGGTGCTGCGCCAGGGGCtcacccgacgacgcggagaaggtTTTGCAGAGGTGGAACTACGAGCAGCTCGACATGGAGCGCGTGGCGGAGCGCAAGGGCCGGGTCTCGCGCCCGGTCACCGCGTCGTACGGCATGATCATCGATCACTACGTCTCCGTCGGCGCCATGGGTGACGCGCGCAGGCTCCTCGGGCAGATGCAGTGGGATAAGGTGGCGCCGTCCATCGAGATCTTCAACATGCTCCTCAAGGGCTACCTCAAGTCTGGCaacgtgggcgccgcgcaggacgtcttccgcgagctcgagggatCCGGCACGTGGGACATGGACTCGCTCGGGATCAAACCCGACGTCACGTCCTACACCAGCCTGATGGACCACTGGGCCAAccagggcgacgtcgacctcgccgagaagATCCTCGCCAAGATGGAGCtcaagggcgtcgcgcccgatgAGCGGACCTTCGGGTCGCTGGTCAAGGCGTACGCTCGCGGGCGTAACCCCGAGGGAGCGGAGAAGGTCCTCGAGCGCATGCGCAGGTACGACGCTCCGGATCCCGCCcgaacgggcgcggggcggggcggtcgcAAAGAGCCCGACTGGAGGCGCAAGgggaagcgcgcggcggcggcggcggcggcggacgcgaaaGACGGGGAGCGACGGAAAAAGCTCAGCCCGGGCGTGATCCTGTACAGCACCGTGGTgtcggcgtacgccgcggtcggggaCATGGCCAACGCcagacgcgtcgtcgccgagatgtCCGACCGGAGGGTGCGACCAAACGACAGAACCTTCGCTCACCTCGCGTGGGGGTACGGGCagctcggggacgtcgccggcgtgacGCAGACGGCGCAGCTGATGGTGGACGAGGGCGTGAGCATGCGACCGGGGGGTTCGGGGCGTCAGGCGCtggtccgcgccgttcgcgagtGCGGGCTCCCGGCGTCGCACGTGGACAGGTTGCTCGATTCCCTCGCGCCCAAACGGAAGGGGGCGGGTTCCCGGTCGGGCGTCGGGagtcgggcgggggcggcgtcgggcgcgggggatcgcggcggcggcgcgaaccggTGGGTGCGGGGCTCGGACAACAGGCTTCGCagggaggacggcgccgacgcgacgtcagcgtcggcggcgtcatcgtcggcggcgtcgtcatcgtcttCTTCGTTCGACGACTCCGtcccgcctcccgcgccgtcgaagccgcggaggaaGGGCGGGTACGGCGACGGTCGGGGTCGCGGGCCGGTGACgaggcacggcgacgcgggttgGGTCATGTCGGCGGGGTGGACAcggccggcgggggcgaggaggaggacggcgcgcggggtcgtcgcgcgcccgggacggtcccccgtcgcgtccaaggGCTCCGCGTTGGGTCTGCGAGCGAGGCGCTCCGCGGGTTTCGtcgcgccagcgcgcggcgtcgccgtgttctcgtcgccggcgattACGccgtgacgacgacgagttctGAATAACGAGTTGATTTATGAGGTATTTCGAATGGTGCCCCCCACGTAACAAAGACGCGAAGGTGGACTACTTAAAAGTCTCTCTCGTCGTCAATCacagctcctccgcgacggcgtcgatgaacTGCTCGGTGGTgagcccgcccgcgccgcagaGGTCGCGCGTGCCCCGTCCCTCCCTGAACAGCTTGTGGATCACGGCCCTGAGCTTCCCCGTCCACGGGTGCACTCCGGAGCTTCCGCCGTGTACATCCGCGGCGTGATTCATCGCGCCGATCAGGCCCTCCACCATGCCGAGCGGGTTGAGCGAGGTCTCCTCGCCCCTGAGCCTGGCCTCGTCCATGTCCGTCACCGTCCCGTGGCTGGCTTCGAACTCCTTGATGAGGGTTCCGttatcgtcgacgccgaccagGTTGCTGGTGATGAACCCCGGGGACTTGTGCACCTGAGCCAACTCGTCGGtgagcacgtcgccgtcgtagTTGTGCGCCGCCATGCCGAACCCTCCGTCGGTCCACACCACGAGCTTCatcgtggcggcgtcggagaggaggtggacgagctcggagCCGGGTTTCATGACGCCCTTCTCGTAAAACTTTTGCTTAAACTCGGCGTCAAACACCGTCTTCATCGACTCCCAGAACGGTTCCTGCCACTTGAACACGGTCTTCTTGGTGACGACGTACGGGACGATGCCGGCGTCCAGGCACCGCCCGAAGAAGATGCGCGCGAGGTGGGCGACGTTATCCAGCGGGTTGTGGTACGCGACCACGGCGTTGAGATCGTCCGTGATCTTGCGGTCGTCCACCACGAttggctcgccgccggcctcGGGGACGAAGGTGGTGGTGAGCTTACCTTTGCCGACGATCTTGTACCCCGCGGAGTActcgcctccgacggcgtGACGCTCGAAGAAGACGGGCTTCTTGtagccgagctcgacgccgtcgatgtGTATGGTGTCGCGGCTGATGGTGATGCCGTTCCAGCCGCGGCGCATGGCGCCGTTGGGCGATCCCCACGCCTTCTTGAGCCCGAGCCTCTTGACCTGGTCCGCGGTGGGGGTGATCGTGGGCTCCTTGAAGATGGCCTTgagccgcgcgcccgcggagatgacgtcgcggaggaccTGATCCTCGGTGTCGTCCCTGTTCTTGGCGCGCAGGTCGAAGAACTCCCACGCGGACGTGTCGACGTGCGGCTTGATCCAACGCTCCAGGATGAGGTCCATCGTGTACCGCGTcatctcctcgcccgcgacgtaGACCATGGGTGCGGCCTGGATCTtaccccccgcgctcgctgCGGCCATGCCTCGCGCGGTGAGGAGCTGCGAGTGCTTGcccgggcggggcgccgcgcactgGAGCAGGCGGGATCCCGCGTTGCTGAAGATCCGCCGGAGCACGTTCTTGCTGGCCATCTCGCCCTTGGTGTGATCCCCTTGCGTGTGAGTTGGTTCGTCGATCGGGGACGAGTCGCGCGAGGGTTCGCCCGTGGTTGCTCCCGGTGCGATGCGCCGGCCTCGTGAGGACCAGGCGCGACTCGTGAATGCCCCCGACGCTTCGGGGTCACGAGGAGACAATCGATCCTTTTCGTCGTCagggctcgagcgcgccaacGAAGCTTGCTGATTTCTGCTCGGCGCCCCTCTTCCCGCCACCGCAaacggaggcgcgcgggcgcggcgaatcGAAGGGGCGAGGGCATCtctgcgccgacgccgggcgccaTGGGCTTTCAATCGTTCCTCAAGGGCTTCCTGTGGCTCAACAACATGATCCTCCTGATGCTCGGCGCCTCCGTGGCGCTgtacgcggcggtgctcctcGCCATTTTTGAGAGGGAGAGGCGAAAGtcggggggcgacgccgcccccgccgcgccgcccccgccgccgctcgcgccggggagcgacgcgccgtcgtaCGTCCatcacgtcgtcgcggacgaacCATGGTGCGCGAACCCCGCCCCGACGATCCCGGAaacccccgccccgccccgccggtTCCCGCGAAAACACGTCCCAAATGCGGACAGTCGCGTCAGCGTCCCATCCCGGCCGAAAACAGTTAAAACCTCCGTCTGatccacccgccgccccgattcccaccgccgcgatcgcaCAGGTTCCTctacgcgctcgcgggcgcgggcgcctacgtcgcgacgtgcgcTGCCGtgggcgcgtgcggcgccgacacagctggcggcggtcgATGCGGCGGATGCTGCCTTCGCGTCTacgccttcgccgtctcGGCGTCCTTGGTGGCGCaaaccgcgctcgccgtcgcagTCTTCGTCAACCCCGGCGGGTACCTCGTTCCCCCGCCGGACatcaccggcgccgaggcgagcgcgtggcggTTGATCCACGCCAACTTGAGCGCGGTCAGGTGGTTGGCGATCGCGCTGTTAGTTTTAcaggcgtcgtcggcggcggcggcgacggccatcGCGAGAAACCTGGCggcgagacgacgacggcggcgacggggcggtggcgagtACGACtcgtcggacgacgacgacggtgattgggacgatgacgacgacgaggacgacgacgaggacgggtcGTACTACGGTcgacgcgggagcggcgggaggcgtTCGGCTCGTCGGCCGCTGCTGTTTCCGTTTctgagcgacggcgccgacaccgacggcaccggcgtcACCACCGACGACAACGAGTCCCTCCTCGAGGAAGGCGCCGGTGTTGGCGCGTACGGCCACGCAGTGTCCGGAtcgggcgggggaggggcgGGCGCGTACCACGACCCGTTttcgccccggcgcggtgacTCGGCGCCCGAGTCTCCGTCTACGCCGTGGAGCCAGCGGATGCGGGAAAAGTACGGGCTGGACACGTCGAGGTTCACGTacgacgagaacgcgccgaggagcgggggcgggcgctcgaggctgggTTGGGGGCGGGGAGACGGGGGGACGAGGGGGGAAGGGGCTGGGCGGTGCGTCGTGATGTGAGCGCGGGGTTCCGCGAGTGTG contains:
- a CDS encoding predicted protein gives rise to the protein MLPLLTGTGTPRGTSPRIVTMADDETRRSDFDDLDDAADETASDGLLPVGYPVKVTRAGEWLDDWAEILRVNTRPTSDNPTPTYDVLVKPMINVTTVSDEGGESVRDGDGNIFRLHSVWYVIRDKPYASEVVELRPDVDPDDAKKVAEYRKRYAQESWYRGAVADEKRRRSSVTVRVLRAGDVDKLASARANDDGDEAKPGGESLGVVDVSTPVDVNLYWMKDVLKHMKKFTPTVPKLPAGFGRSGATWFFHTAKSRKAMANNFNDVLLPSIREGLCDDKDAPLRGGALYLDGKKLAEDPEECGFPGYCHEYQRVCTWAIDEGIPFVFVAAGERYDEEAWRGVHHGRRKPARGVGCGCVVS
- a CDS encoding predicted protein; translation: MASRDVRFVEETLRSWRDGVGSKPAPGEGIRDGGAEDDVASEEARFVPTDEQRAKAAHLANRLDLARCVAGGMKQRVANLARELETQAREHSDAREDLRVARRRLHFARNDGRSALAALPIGADAGAAPSVHDSEGRALGAMLTKAARDPDATKALAERLALRKTLVTDELLALSALDADARRRQTQV
- a CDS encoding predicted protein, with protein sequence DPEDVWRQFENLLADGHRPTVKTYTSLLSALGDVGAPEDAEEVLARMRDAGEVPDARAYNAAVHAWCANGKPANAERLVEKMLGDGVAPDAATYPDIVAAYATLGDLRRCESILDMERVAERKGRVSRPVTASYGMIIDHYVSVGAMGDARRLLGQMQWDKVAPSIEIFNMLLKGYLKSGNVGAAQDVFRELEGSGTWDMDSLGIKPDVTSYTSLMDHWANQGDVDLAEKILAKMELKGVAPDERTFGSLVKAYARGRNPEGAEKVLERM
- the IDHP gene encoding isocitrate dehydrogenase (NADP+), bacteria-like protein (oxalosuccinate decarboxylase; isocitrate dehydrogenase (NADP); oxalsuccinic decarboxylase; isocitrate + NADP+ = 2-oxoglutarate + CO2 + NADPH; SignalP predicts a 20aa peptide); protein product: MAAASAGGKIQAAPMVYVAGEEMTRYTMDLILERWIKPHVDTSAWEFFDLRAKNRDDTEDQVLRDVISAGARLKAIFKEPTITPTADQVKRLGLKKAWGSPNGAMRRGWNGITISRDTIHIDGVELGYKKPVFFERHAVGGEYSAGYKIVGKGKLTTTFVPEAGGEPIVVDDRKITDDLNAVVAYHNPLDNVAHLARIFFGRCLDAGIVPYVVTKKTVFKWQEPFWESMKTVFDAEFKQKFYEKGVMKPGSELVHLLSDAATMKLVVWTDGGFGMAAHNYDGDVLTDELAQVHKSPGFITSNLVGVDDNGTLIKEFEASHGTVTDMDEARLRGEETSLNPLGMVEGLIGAMNHAADVHGGSSGVHPWTGKLRAVIHKLFREGRGTRDLCGAGGLTTEQFIDAVAEEL